In one Neobacillus sp. CF12 genomic region, the following are encoded:
- a CDS encoding basic amino acid ABC transporter substrate-binding protein has translation MKKNLKFFTTFLVMAFMLILTACGSSETSGNGADSDEKKKLRVVTDAAYAPFEYQDKGEIVGFDIDLIKAVAKEAGYEIDIAHTGWDPLFVELEKKIADIGISSITINDDRKKTYDFSVPYFLSTNKILVPEGSDIKSAEDLKDKTVAVQNATTGQEAVEGLLGKNSSQIKKFKNNNLAILELKNSGADAVVADNTVIEEYVKNNPNDKFVVIEDVDAFAQEFYGLMFPKGSKIKADFDKALNEIFDNGTYAKIYNEWFKVDPDVQLLKDQQ, from the coding sequence ATGAAGAAAAATCTAAAATTCTTTACAACGTTCTTGGTCATGGCATTTATGTTAATTCTAACAGCATGTGGATCGAGTGAGACAAGTGGTAATGGAGCAGATTCCGATGAGAAAAAGAAACTCCGCGTTGTAACAGATGCAGCGTATGCACCATTTGAATATCAAGATAAGGGAGAAATTGTAGGCTTTGACATTGATTTAATTAAAGCTGTTGCGAAAGAAGCAGGATACGAAATTGATATTGCCCATACTGGCTGGGATCCATTATTCGTAGAATTAGAGAAGAAAATTGCCGATATTGGTATTTCGTCGATTACAATTAATGACGATCGAAAGAAAACCTATGACTTTTCAGTACCATACTTCCTTTCAACTAATAAAATTCTCGTACCTGAAGGCAGTGATATTAAGAGTGCCGAGGATTTGAAAGATAAAACGGTTGCGGTTCAAAATGCAACAACTGGGCAGGAAGCAGTTGAAGGCCTTCTCGGAAAGAACAGCAGTCAAATCAAAAAGTTTAAAAATAATAACTTAGCAATCTTAGAACTTAAGAACAGCGGTGCAGATGCAGTTGTTGCGGATAATACTGTTATTGAAGAGTATGTAAAAAATAATCCAAATGACAAATTTGTTGTTATTGAAGATGTCGACGCTTTTGCTCAAGAGTTTTACGGTCTAATGTTTCCTAAGGGCAGCAAGATAAAGGCTGATTTTGACAAAGCGTTAAACGAAATATTTGATAACGGAACATATGCAAAAATTTACAATGAATGGTTTAAGGTAGATCCAGACGTACAACTGCTAAAAGACCAACAATAA
- a CDS encoding IS3 family transposase (programmed frameshift) — protein sequence MGKINAYSEEVKMAVIQMKLSGEYSNREIMEKFGITNVTQIKRWMKWYREGQQYRLAQGIGKQYSYGKGTEELSENEQLKRENEFLKAQLEILKKVPRNREELVPEAVINLVEKLKDKYSVTLLCKCLEIPRSTYYRWKNQNPKVKNELQEQIIEICKRHKFLIGHRTVRAWLLRDYKRKVNRNTVQRIMQKYNLQCRVKPKRKNNIAGEMKVVVPNHLNRNFKASRPNEKWVTDITYLPFGQSMLYLSSIMDLFNNEIIAYRISTSQDVSLVIDTLKDAAEGRETSNLILHSDQGAQYTSHSFQRIAKEKGITTSMSRKGSCLDNAVIESFHSTIKSEEFYSQGREFLTNYIVIERVEKFINHYNQTRLQAKLNYLSPIEYREQAA from the exons ATGGGAAAGATAAATGCTTACTCAGAAGAAGTTAAAATGGCTGTTATCCAGATGAAATTAAGTGGTGAGTATTCTAATCGTGAAATTATGGAAAAGTTCGGAATAACCAATGTTACACAGATAAAACGGTGGATGAAGTGGTATCGTGAAGGACAACAATATCGTTTAGCACAAGGGATTGGCAAACAATACAGTTATGGAAAAGGTACTGAGGAATTGTCCGAAAATGAGCAATTAAAGAGAGAAAATGAGTTCTTAAAGGCACAATTAGAAATTTTAA AAAAAGTACCAAGAAATCGAGAGGAGTTGGTTCCAGAAGCTGTAATTAATTTAGTAGAAAAATTAAAAGATAAATATAGTGTTACCTTACTGTGTAAATGTTTAGAAATACCTAGATCAACTTACTATAGGTGGAAAAATCAGAACCCAAAAGTAAAAAATGAACTTCAAGAACAAATCATTGAAATTTGTAAACGCCATAAATTTCTAATTGGCCATCGGACTGTCAGAGCCTGGCTATTACGCGATTATAAGAGGAAGGTTAATCGTAATACTGTACAACGGATTATGCAAAAATATAATCTGCAATGCCGGGTTAAGCCAAAACGTAAAAATAATATAGCTGGTGAAATGAAGGTAGTTGTCCCTAACCATTTAAATAGGAATTTTAAAGCCTCAAGACCAAATGAAAAATGGGTAACTGATATTACTTACCTTCCGTTCGGACAATCTATGTTGTATCTTAGCTCAATAATGGATTTATTTAATAATGAGATAATCGCTTATCGAATAAGTACCAGCCAAGATGTGTCTTTAGTGATCGATACTTTAAAGGACGCTGCAGAAGGTCGTGAAACGAGCAACTTAATACTTCATAGTGATCAGGGAGCACAGTACACGTCTCACTCATTTCAAAGAATAGCAAAAGAAAAAGGCATCACCACAAGCATGTCCCGGAAAGGCAGTTGCTTGGATAATGCCGTAATCGAATCCTTCCACTCCACCATAAAGTCAGAAGAATTCTACTCTCAAGGAAGAGAGTTTCTTACAAATTATATTGTAATCGAAAGAGTTGAAAAATTCATTAACCATTATAATCAAACAAGACTTCAGGCTAAATTAAACTACCTGTCCCCTATTGAGTATAGAGAGCAGGCAGCATAA
- a CDS encoding Fur-regulated basic protein FbpA gives MTNRLRKGVETLKLFYINRLIESGLYQASDHSLHSLTLSELQSIFKKTFPRKNN, from the coding sequence ATGACAAATCGATTGCGTAAAGGAGTCGAAACACTTAAACTATTTTACATTAATAGATTAATTGAATCTGGTCTTTATCAAGCATCGGATCACAGTCTTCATTCCCTCACATTAAGCGAACTGCAAAGTATTTTTAAAAAGACATTTCCCCGAAAAAATAACTGA
- a CDS encoding MerR family transcriptional regulator, protein MANDYSYKDKKVITIGIVRDLTGLSERQIRYYEERKLIFPERSSGGSRKYSFADVELLVEIANKIEDGVQTHEIRKEMLRAQKQQNQNDVRRKMIQGQLNAQFGSRKGPSS, encoded by the coding sequence ATGGCAAATGATTATTCTTATAAAGATAAAAAAGTTATCACAATTGGAATTGTTAGGGACCTAACTGGACTTTCGGAGAGGCAAATTCGCTATTATGAAGAGAGAAAGTTAATTTTTCCTGAGAGATCCTCTGGAGGAAGTAGAAAATATTCCTTCGCTGATGTTGAATTATTAGTGGAAATCGCGAACAAGATTGAAGATGGCGTTCAAACACATGAAATTAGAAAAGAAATGCTTCGTGCACAGAAGCAGCAAAATCAGAATGATGTTAGAAGAAAAATGATTCAAGGACAATTGAATGCACAGTTCGGTTCACGAAAAGGTCCATCTTCTTAA
- a CDS encoding ammonium transporter codes for MDTLFLMNSLWVMVGAVLVILMIGGFILLETGSTRMKNAGHIAGKTILTFGISSIVFWAVGYGLIFGEGNPLIGLSDFFYSGYDVEGLALSGSVFFLFQLAFAGISLTIAFGGFAERAKLGAYLVFAVLFSVIVYPPIAHWIWGGGWLADHGKQDFAGSTVVHLTGAMAALAATLILKPRIGKYNKDGSANNLAGHNQVFTALSVLILWVGWFGFNAGSTISVDGAFFGFVAINTNLAAGAGVIAAMIVSWIVLGKADVPMMLNGALAGLVAITASCAFVDTWAAVLIGFISGFLVFYSIRFFESRKIDDPIAALSVHGTAGVWGTLSTGLFATPELATVGQPGLFYGGGLHQLGVQALGVVSSGAFAFIVSFILLTIMKQFMNGLRVTEEEEIIGLDMSEHGSYGYPEMVKVEKTAIGSESKLNA; via the coding sequence ATGGATACTTTATTCTTAATGAACAGTTTATGGGTAATGGTTGGTGCAGTACTTGTTATTCTCATGATTGGAGGATTCATCCTATTGGAAACCGGATCAACACGAATGAAAAATGCCGGACATATTGCTGGGAAAACGATACTTACCTTTGGTATTTCATCGATTGTATTTTGGGCAGTAGGTTACGGGTTAATCTTCGGTGAAGGAAATCCACTCATTGGGCTTTCAGACTTCTTTTATTCTGGATATGACGTGGAAGGCTTAGCACTTTCAGGTTCTGTATTCTTTTTATTCCAATTAGCTTTTGCTGGAATCTCACTTACCATTGCTTTTGGCGGATTTGCAGAGAGAGCTAAACTAGGAGCCTATCTCGTGTTTGCGGTATTGTTCTCCGTTATCGTTTATCCCCCCATTGCACACTGGATTTGGGGCGGCGGCTGGTTAGCAGACCATGGTAAACAAGACTTTGCAGGTTCAACTGTTGTTCACTTAACAGGAGCAATGGCAGCTCTTGCAGCTACTTTAATCCTAAAGCCCCGTATTGGAAAATATAATAAAGATGGTTCAGCGAATAATCTTGCAGGACATAACCAAGTATTTACAGCACTTAGCGTTCTGATTTTATGGGTTGGTTGGTTTGGTTTCAACGCAGGTAGTACGATTTCAGTTGATGGAGCATTTTTTGGATTTGTAGCCATTAATACAAATCTTGCAGCAGGTGCCGGAGTCATTGCGGCAATGATTGTTTCATGGATTGTTCTAGGAAAAGCAGATGTACCAATGATGTTAAATGGTGCTCTGGCAGGTTTAGTTGCTATTACTGCTTCTTGTGCGTTTGTTGATACATGGGCTGCTGTCCTAATCGGCTTCATCTCAGGATTCCTCGTATTCTATAGTATTCGATTCTTTGAAAGCAGAAAAATTGATGATCCAATAGCTGCCTTGTCCGTGCACGGTACAGCCGGAGTGTGGGGTACCTTGTCAACCGGTTTATTCGCTACTCCAGAATTAGCTACAGTCGGACAGCCAGGATTATTTTACGGAGGCGGCTTACACCAACTAGGGGTTCAAGCATTGGGAGTTGTAAGCAGTGGTGCTTTTGCTTTCATCGTTTCGTTTATTCTATTAACGATAATGAAACAATTCATGAATGGATTGCGTGTTACAGAGGAAGAAGAAATTATCGGTCTTGACATGAGCGAGCATGGAAGTTATGGTTACCCCGAAATGGTAAAAGTTGAAAAAACCGCTATAGGTTCAGAATCAAAACTTAACGCTTAA
- a CDS encoding DUF294 nucleotidyltransferase-like domain-containing protein encodes MTSYLEIRRFRDDQLIWVSRNHLQLNLLHDEIINSVVTVSVKQMEENHGPIPCSFSFFMMGSAGRFEQSVWSDQDHGIIYQEQGTEIHAYFLTLGKEISKGLHLAGYEYCDGGVMASNPLWCKSQNEWKQQVIKWATDSTWESIRQLLIFIDGRSLYGETSLIEVLKIEVYKIIHKENLFKKILNNTLYLKKGIGVLGQLLVETHGPNTGSINIKEKAFFPYVNAIRLLAIKGNIFETSTLSRLEKLNEFELPYSKRELYKQQFLKLLSFRLSHSKPSNYENSHYLPIKDLSNTQKEEVKEILKNGVTLHRYVKKLIEKEDN; translated from the coding sequence ATGACCAGTTACTTAGAGATTAGAAGATTCCGTGATGACCAACTCATTTGGGTTTCTCGCAATCATTTACAGTTAAATCTGTTACATGATGAGATTATCAATAGTGTAGTCACTGTTTCTGTAAAACAAATGGAGGAAAACCATGGTCCTATCCCCTGCTCCTTTTCCTTTTTTATGATGGGTAGTGCGGGACGGTTTGAGCAATCTGTTTGGAGCGATCAGGATCATGGGATTATCTATCAAGAACAAGGCACTGAAATACACGCTTACTTTTTAACACTAGGGAAAGAAATTTCAAAAGGCTTGCATCTAGCCGGCTATGAATATTGTGATGGCGGTGTAATGGCTAGTAATCCATTATGGTGTAAATCACAAAACGAATGGAAGCAGCAAGTAATAAAGTGGGCCACCGATTCCACTTGGGAATCCATTCGCCAGTTATTGATATTTATTGATGGACGTTCCCTTTACGGTGAAACCAGTTTAATAGAAGTATTAAAAATAGAAGTGTATAAGATTATCCATAAAGAAAACCTCTTTAAGAAAATTCTTAACAACACCCTTTACCTAAAAAAAGGAATCGGTGTGTTAGGCCAACTATTAGTAGAAACTCATGGGCCCAATACAGGTTCAATAAATATAAAAGAAAAAGCTTTTTTTCCTTATGTAAATGCAATACGTCTATTAGCAATAAAAGGGAATATATTCGAAACCTCTACTCTTTCACGACTTGAAAAACTGAATGAATTTGAACTTCCTTATAGTAAAAGAGAATTATATAAGCAACAATTTTTGAAATTACTTTCCTTTCGTCTTTCCCATTCAAAACCTTCCAATTATGAAAATAGCCATTATCTACCGATAAAAGACCTATCAAATACACAAAAGGAAGAAGTAAAAGAAATACTTAAAAATGGAGTTACTCTTCACCGTTATGTAAAGAAATTGATAGAAAAGGAGGATAACTAA
- a CDS encoding exonuclease domain-containing protein, with protein sequence MGMNDMINFFRQMSGKLGSNIYAGVQGQTNLQNISFIRQLQKEMKENNCLDTPFHDLSVVVFDLETTGFYPEKGDRVISIGAIKMTGQRILESETFYSLVHSPHSLSDEISALTSISDEELSSAPIASEVLMEFFKFVKNHALVAHHAKHEQSFMQKMTWDLLKTRFEHRIIDTSFLLRLSNPLIKSIPLEAACKECGIEVTNRHHALGDAKLTAQIWGHYLEHAQSLGYKNLREVYEYLATIR encoded by the coding sequence ATGGGAATGAATGATATGATCAATTTTTTCAGACAGATGTCAGGAAAGTTAGGTTCCAACATTTATGCAGGAGTACAAGGGCAGACGAACTTGCAAAACATCTCTTTTATCAGACAACTTCAAAAAGAAATGAAAGAAAACAACTGCCTAGACACACCTTTTCATGATTTGTCGGTAGTTGTATTTGACTTAGAAACTACTGGTTTCTATCCTGAAAAAGGAGATCGAGTCATTTCCATTGGCGCCATCAAGATGACGGGGCAGCGAATCTTGGAATCAGAAACCTTCTATTCCCTAGTACATTCTCCACATAGTCTTTCAGACGAAATTTCTGCCCTGACCAGCATAAGTGATGAAGAATTAAGCAGTGCACCCATAGCCTCAGAAGTTTTAATGGAATTTTTCAAATTTGTAAAAAATCATGCACTTGTTGCCCACCACGCTAAACATGAACAGTCTTTTATGCAAAAAATGACATGGGATCTATTAAAAACTAGATTTGAACACAGAATTATTGATACCTCCTTTTTACTTCGCCTCTCAAATCCTCTAATTAAATCCATTCCACTTGAAGCAGCCTGCAAGGAATGTGGAATAGAAGTAACCAATCGTCATCATGCTCTAGGTGATGCGAAACTAACAGCACAAATCTGGGGACATTATTTGGAACATGCCCAATCTTTGGGGTATAAAAATCTACGAGAGGTATACGAATATCTTGCCACGATTAGATAA